A genomic segment from bacterium encodes:
- a CDS encoding DNA translocase FtsK 4TM domain-containing protein — protein MGVKSYFQEGSRKEILGFMIIVFAVFVFISLASHDKLDITKFERPVVEESPDYLISEGDYLNEEEVVNEDGTTEPVEYDRSLSFSELLDVHVENQAGLVGAGVSEYVLRILGRSSFILTLVLMVIGWRLLFQYENNWLRNKLLEVFLFVFVIGTIFSLFDLDNPQISSTLTESLAGSIGWTLAKVSRSLFAVAGGFAILGAAAIFLLFTIIPFRPGSIRKGIDTTVAVAGRSSKTAAVHLHEQSRSWWPSLKALFHREPKVYDAEPEETKQVKPAPAQPEVDFDEQLQQAESKIVKAQRKEPEQLPLSLDDVQEKRGKLRFTSKASRVTKDGYTFPALDILQVPPSNEPTVSPADLEETAAALLSTLNTFDVEVIPGSLEKYPGPIITRFEFKPAPGIKINQIVNLADDLALALKASRIRIIAPVPGKSAVGVEIPNRKAQKVYIREILQSDAYQRGKYKLPLALGKTTMGQPFVVDLARMPHLLIAGSTGSGKSVCLNTVITSLIYKHTPKTLRFIFIDPKILELSVYGEIPFLARPVVTKPKMAESVLAGAVNEMEERYKRLATQSVRSLDDYNAKVPEADRLPYLLIVVDELADMMMSGSAGKIELLITRLAQMARAVGIHLILATQRPSVDVITGLIKANFSSRIAFQVASKVDSRTILDANGAEKLLGNGDMLLLLAGEPEPLRIHGAYVSSQETESLVGFFKETAPEIQPLQAFSEENEKALVERNNHDVLLPEATELVIRHKQGSVSLLQRRLGIGYQRAARIMDQLEATGIVGPYDGSKAREVLVDKSYLDQMMKKDKPSA, from the coding sequence ATGGGTGTAAAGTCCTACTTCCAGGAAGGTTCCCGCAAGGAAATACTCGGCTTCATGATCATCGTGTTCGCCGTTTTTGTGTTTATTTCGCTGGCGAGCCACGATAAGCTCGATATCACCAAATTTGAGCGCCCGGTAGTCGAAGAAAGTCCCGACTATTTGATCAGCGAGGGTGACTATCTCAACGAAGAAGAAGTTGTCAATGAAGATGGTACAACTGAGCCGGTCGAATACGACCGCAGTCTATCATTCTCTGAGCTTCTCGATGTCCATGTCGAAAATCAGGCAGGCTTGGTCGGCGCCGGAGTTTCTGAGTATGTCCTTCGCATACTGGGCCGAAGTTCATTCATCCTGACACTCGTGCTGATGGTCATCGGCTGGCGCTTGCTATTCCAATATGAAAACAACTGGCTGCGAAACAAGTTGCTTGAAGTATTCCTTTTTGTCTTTGTAATCGGCACGATTTTCAGCCTGTTCGATCTGGACAACCCGCAAATCAGTTCTACGTTAACCGAAAGCCTCGCCGGCAGCATCGGCTGGACTTTGGCAAAAGTATCTCGCTCTCTCTTTGCAGTTGCAGGTGGATTCGCCATTTTGGGCGCCGCCGCGATATTTCTTCTATTCACAATAATTCCGTTCCGACCTGGATCGATACGCAAAGGCATCGATACTACCGTTGCAGTCGCTGGGCGTTCCTCCAAGACCGCCGCCGTCCATCTCCATGAGCAATCCCGGAGCTGGTGGCCGAGCCTCAAGGCTCTCTTCCATCGTGAGCCCAAAGTATATGACGCAGAGCCGGAAGAAACCAAGCAAGTCAAGCCTGCTCCTGCTCAACCTGAAGTAGACTTCGACGAACAACTTCAACAGGCAGAGTCGAAGATAGTCAAGGCTCAACGCAAGGAACCTGAGCAGTTGCCGCTTTCGCTCGATGACGTGCAAGAAAAGCGCGGCAAACTTCGCTTCACCAGCAAAGCGTCGCGAGTAACGAAAGACGGCTACACATTTCCAGCCCTGGACATATTGCAGGTTCCGCCTTCGAATGAACCGACGGTCTCACCCGCCGATTTGGAAGAAACAGCCGCCGCCCTGCTATCGACTTTGAATACATTCGATGTCGAAGTGATTCCCGGCAGCTTGGAGAAGTACCCCGGGCCAATTATCACGCGCTTCGAATTCAAGCCTGCGCCGGGCATCAAGATCAACCAGATTGTCAACCTCGCCGACGATTTGGCACTGGCGCTCAAAGCATCGCGTATTCGAATCATCGCTCCGGTACCCGGCAAGTCGGCTGTCGGTGTTGAGATTCCCAACCGCAAGGCGCAGAAAGTCTATATCCGCGAGATATTGCAGTCTGACGCCTACCAGCGCGGAAAATACAAACTCCCCTTGGCTCTCGGCAAGACCACCATGGGACAGCCGTTCGTAGTCGACTTGGCGCGGATGCCGCATCTTCTGATAGCGGGTTCCACCGGCTCAGGCAAATCGGTCTGCTTAAATACAGTCATCACAAGTTTGATCTATAAGCACACGCCAAAAACATTGCGCTTCATCTTCATCGATCCGAAAATTCTCGAATTGTCAGTCTACGGCGAAATTCCGTTCCTCGCTCGTCCGGTCGTGACCAAGCCCAAAATGGCGGAGTCAGTTCTTGCCGGAGCTGTCAATGAGATGGAAGAGCGCTACAAACGTCTTGCAACGCAGTCAGTGCGTTCGCTCGACGACTACAACGCCAAAGTTCCGGAAGCCGACAGACTACCGTACTTGCTGATCGTCGTCGACGAATTGGCAGATATGATGATGTCCGGTTCTGCCGGCAAGATAGAGCTTCTGATTACCCGTCTCGCACAGATGGCTCGCGCAGTCGGAATCCACTTGATTCTCGCTACTCAGAGACCGTCGGTGGACGTCATTACCGGTTTGATCAAAGCCAACTTCTCGTCGCGAATTGCCTTCCAGGTTGCATCCAAGGTTGACAGCCGGACTATTCTCGATGCCAACGGTGCCGAGAAACTCCTCGGTAACGGCGATATGTTGCTGCTTTTGGCCGGTGAGCCGGAGCCGCTGCGCATCCACGGTGCTTACGTCTCTTCGCAGGAGACTGAATCGCTGGTCGGATTCTTCAAAGAAACCGCCCCCGAGATTCAACCGCTTCAGGCATTCTCCGAGGAAAACGAAAAAGCCCTCGTCGAACGCAACAACCACGACGTGCTTCTGCCCGAAGCTACCGAATTGGTTATTCGCCACAAGCAGGGTTCTGTTTCGCTGCTTCAACGCCGGTTAGGAATCGGCTACCAAAGAGCCGCACGTATTATGGATCAGCTTGAAGCCACCGGAATCGTCGGACCTTATGACGGATCCAAAGCCCGCGAAGTCCTGGTCGACAAATCATACCTCGACCAGATGATGAAAAAAGATAAACCATCAGCTTAA
- a CDS encoding outer membrane lipoprotein carrier protein LolA: MLLRIISICLIAVGATFATTAHEIVEKTEAIYAKNKTFSVKFTQTVSAGDFFDDDKTSGTMLLSYPNKFRVETPEQTLTSDGDSLWTYSVENKQVTIESMIGLEDVVTPADYLFRFKEHYDLTYDSTETIAKRSCHKLSLKSKNDNEYVRSMKVFIDMETSLVRRVIYRDLNDNNITLDFADWKLGAEIDPKEFRFRTPSGVEEVRVP, translated from the coding sequence ATGCTTCTACGAATTATCTCTATATGCCTAATTGCGGTCGGTGCGACCTTCGCGACAACCGCCCATGAGATTGTCGAAAAGACCGAAGCAATCTATGCAAAGAACAAGACATTCTCAGTCAAATTCACTCAGACCGTCTCAGCCGGCGATTTTTTCGACGATGACAAGACTTCAGGTACCATGTTGTTGTCATATCCGAATAAGTTCCGAGTCGAGACTCCGGAGCAAACTTTGACCTCGGATGGCGATTCTCTTTGGACGTACTCCGTTGAAAACAAACAAGTTACGATTGAGTCAATGATTGGGCTCGAGGATGTCGTAACACCGGCAGACTATCTATTCCGCTTTAAGGAGCATTACGACCTGACTTACGATTCTACTGAAACGATAGCAAAGCGCTCTTGCCATAAGCTGTCGCTCAAGTCCAAGAATGACAATGAATACGTGCGATCAATGAAAGTGTTTATTGACATGGAGACGTCACTCGTGCGTCGCGTGATCTATCGCGATCTAAACGACAACAACATCACTTTGGACTTCGCCGATTGGAAACTTGGTGCCGAAATCGACCCTAAGGAGTTTAGATTTAGAACCCCGTCCGGTGTTGAGGAGGTTCGTGTACCTTGA
- the rimO gene encoding 30S ribosomal protein S12 methylthiotransferase RimO codes for MSDNVKKTVFFKGLGCPKNEVDGDVILGYLKQRGIEMTESAEDADYLLVNTCAFIQSAKEESIEEILKLAAVKGSTGKKQRLLVSGCLSQRYPNELLTQIGEIDGMIGIDEYDKIGTLLDTDSAYITRPPSLYKEAHAVQILRERPFAYLKIADGCDCRCSYCAIPMMRGDFRSRKLDAISSDVDRLLEHGVVEFDLIAQDVAYYGLDLGKGPLDLLRMLEDKPGDFWVRPFYLHPKHMSDEILDFFASSKKYCGYLESPIQHISSSQLKRMNRGYDRDHVYDMVARLRAKLPDTVWRTTFIVGFPGETQKDFDELCTFVAEQNIHRAGVFGYSHEEGTASFRYKNVHTQATIKSRQEELTRIINENADDYNSSLVGKQMKMIVEEFDSEALEVTGRLFCDAPEIDFTIRVPCGKAQPLGFHQVRIVDTASDGFVGEFVPIVVSGGRT; via the coding sequence TTGAGCGATAACGTCAAGAAGACAGTCTTCTTCAAAGGTCTGGGTTGTCCGAAGAACGAGGTCGATGGCGACGTCATTCTCGGCTACCTGAAACAGCGCGGCATCGAAATGACGGAGTCCGCAGAAGATGCCGACTACCTGCTTGTCAATACCTGCGCCTTCATCCAATCCGCCAAGGAAGAATCAATCGAAGAGATTCTGAAACTGGCGGCAGTGAAGGGTTCCACCGGCAAGAAGCAGAGACTCTTGGTTTCGGGTTGCCTATCGCAGAGATACCCCAACGAACTGCTGACCCAAATCGGTGAAATCGACGGAATGATCGGAATCGACGAGTACGACAAAATCGGCACATTGCTCGACACCGACTCAGCATATATCACCAGGCCTCCGAGCCTCTACAAAGAAGCCCACGCAGTTCAGATTCTGCGCGAGCGCCCGTTTGCATATCTCAAAATTGCCGATGGCTGCGACTGCCGGTGCTCATACTGTGCCATCCCGATGATGCGCGGCGACTTCCGCTCACGGAAATTGGATGCCATTTCATCCGATGTTGATCGATTGCTGGAACACGGCGTGGTCGAGTTTGACTTGATTGCTCAGGATGTTGCCTATTATGGACTCGACTTGGGCAAAGGTCCATTGGACTTGCTGCGCATGCTCGAGGACAAACCCGGCGATTTCTGGGTTCGTCCATTCTACTTGCACCCCAAACATATGAGCGATGAGATTCTCGATTTCTTCGCTTCGTCCAAAAAGTATTGCGGTTATCTCGAAAGCCCGATTCAGCATATTTCATCTTCGCAGCTTAAGCGCATGAATCGCGGTTACGATCGCGACCACGTCTACGATATGGTCGCTCGACTGCGCGCCAAGTTGCCGGATACGGTTTGGCGGACGACATTTATCGTCGGATTTCCCGGCGAGACCCAAAAGGACTTCGACGAACTTTGCACCTTCGTTGCCGAACAGAACATCCATCGTGCCGGTGTCTTCGGATACAGCCACGAAGAGGGAACAGCTTCATTCCGCTACAAGAACGTCCACACGCAGGCAACGATCAAGTCGCGCCAGGAAGAGCTGACTCGCATAATCAACGAAAATGCCGACGACTACAATTCTTCGTTGGTCGGCAAACAAATGAAGATGATCGTCGAAGAATTCGACAGCGAAGCTTTGGAAGTCACCGGCAGACTCTTCTGCGACGCGCCGGAAATTGATTTCACAATCCGCGTGCCGTGCGGCAAAGCACAGCCGCTCGGATTTCATCAGGTTCGCATTGTCGACACAGCCTCCGACGGCTTTGTCGGCGAATTCGTTCCCATAGTTGTGAGTGGAGGTCGAACATGA
- a CDS encoding transglycosylase SLT domain-containing protein: MSFERKLGVMLSRPIAYLFFMIYLIQSSVLIYFVYQYYDNQQTIFYQQKTITELEEKLKVLDIINDFQVGFDQKEVGALANVIHDESKKYGYDPRLLLAVILTESSMRKGQVSDSGAHGLMQMRPFVARGVAMRNGLEYSEELSLFDPAYNVRLGSLYLFELILKFGDVKKALVAYNVGETRLRNRLITGEKMPQQYLRKVMERYKELCEKYPHG, from the coding sequence ATGAGTTTTGAACGTAAGCTTGGCGTGATGTTGTCGCGGCCGATTGCCTACTTGTTCTTCATGATCTATCTGATTCAATCATCCGTGCTCATCTACTTCGTCTATCAATACTATGACAATCAGCAGACGATATTCTACCAACAGAAGACCATCACCGAGCTTGAAGAGAAGCTCAAGGTGCTCGATATTATCAATGACTTTCAGGTAGGATTTGACCAGAAGGAAGTCGGCGCTCTTGCGAATGTAATCCACGATGAAAGTAAGAAATACGGCTATGATCCGCGACTGCTTCTGGCGGTGATTCTCACCGAAAGCTCAATGCGCAAGGGCCAAGTCTCCGACTCCGGTGCGCATGGCCTGATGCAGATGCGGCCATTTGTAGCCAGGGGTGTGGCAATGCGTAACGGTCTGGAGTATTCCGAGGAACTCTCACTTTTTGATCCGGCCTACAATGTCCGTCTCGGAAGTCTATACCTTTTCGAGTTGATCCTAAAATTTGGCGATGTCAAGAAGGCTTTGGTTGCTTATAATGTCGGCGAAACAAGACTTCGCAACCGGCTTATTACCGGCGAGAAGATGCCCCAGCAGTATCTCCGCAAGGTAATGGAGCGATATAAAGAGCTGTGTGAAAAATATCCTCATGGTTAG
- the bamD gene encoding outer membrane protein assembly factor BamD encodes MKKVFCLILIVLAAAMLAGCAAKNSTSTLDPRLAYEEAKKNVEDGKFTQAQNLLQRIVFSSPGLSYIDSVQYYFAMSYYGNADYHLGVAEFRRLIQSFPRSALVDDAQFMVGKSYFDAAPKNVGLDQSDTENAIREFKEFVQDYPNSDRRTEGELMLSRAIERMVEKQFRAARQYFKMGNRTSARIYFESLITEYPESGYTPEALYYLAQLDEKDAKYIDARDKLNNLVATFPNSTFAPKAAKMKAKMDAKIAEAVSDSSEAQLSGPKGE; translated from the coding sequence ATGAAGAAAGTTTTCTGTTTGATACTGATTGTTCTTGCTGCAGCAATGCTTGCCGGGTGTGCAGCTAAGAATTCGACTTCGACTTTGGATCCCCGGCTGGCTTACGAAGAGGCAAAGAAAAACGTCGAAGACGGAAAGTTCACGCAAGCCCAGAATCTGCTGCAAAGAATCGTCTTCAGCAGTCCCGGCTTGAGCTACATCGATAGCGTTCAGTATTACTTCGCAATGTCCTACTATGGAAATGCTGATTATCACCTTGGAGTGGCGGAGTTTCGCCGACTGATCCAGAGTTTTCCGAGATCGGCGTTGGTTGATGACGCGCAGTTTATGGTTGGAAAGTCATACTTCGATGCTGCACCGAAGAACGTCGGCCTTGATCAATCCGATACCGAAAACGCAATTCGCGAGTTCAAAGAATTTGTCCAGGATTATCCCAACTCTGATCGCAGGACCGAGGGCGAACTAATGTTGTCTCGTGCCATCGAACGGATGGTCGAGAAGCAGTTTCGCGCCGCTCGCCAGTACTTCAAGATGGGTAACCGGACCTCAGCACGAATCTACTTCGAAAGTCTAATCACCGAATATCCCGAATCGGGCTATACTCCCGAAGCCTTGTACTATTTGGCGCAACTCGATGAAAAGGACGCTAAGTACATCGATGCCAGAGACAAGCTCAACAATTTGGTCGCCACTTTCCCGAACTCAACCTTTGCTCCCAAAGCTGCCAAAATGAAGGCCAAGATGGACGCCAAAATCGCCGAGGCAGTCAGCGATTCGTCAGAAGCACAACTTAGCGGCCCAAAAGGTGAGTGA
- the nadD gene encoding nicotinate (nicotinamide) nucleotide adenylyltransferase, which produces MSENYGILGGAFDPIHLGHLTIAQSALEQFALDKILFVPTFVPPGAHKVIRTPFEHRCSMINLAIADLERRELSRVEAEIEPPTYTVSMLEKLKQQHKDAAFTLLIGADSLAQIDSWYQPDKIFKLARVAVAGRAGHTHQSVYPFVRLEMPEINISATELRNSIRSGLSVRFLVPDAVIAYIEANRLYCED; this is translated from the coding sequence GTGAGTGAAAATTACGGAATACTTGGGGGCGCCTTCGATCCGATCCATCTCGGACATCTTACAATCGCACAAAGCGCCCTTGAGCAGTTCGCGCTCGACAAAATTCTCTTTGTCCCGACTTTTGTACCTCCCGGAGCGCACAAGGTAATTCGGACCCCATTCGAACATCGTTGTTCCATGATCAATCTCGCAATCGCCGATCTGGAGAGACGCGAGCTTTCGCGTGTCGAAGCCGAAATAGAGCCGCCCACCTACACTGTAAGCATGCTCGAAAAGCTAAAGCAGCAGCACAAAGATGCGGCCTTCACGTTGTTGATTGGCGCCGACAGCCTGGCACAAATCGACTCATGGTACCAACCGGATAAAATCTTCAAACTGGCGCGAGTCGCGGTAGCCGGTCGCGCCGGCCATACCCATCAGAGCGTATATCCCTTTGTTCGCCTCGAAATGCCGGAAATCAACATCTCCGCAACCGAACTTCGTAATAGCATCCGCTCCGGTCTTTCGGTTCGTTTTCTTGTGCCGGACGCAGTAATCGCATATATTGAGGCCAATCGGCTCTATTGCGAGGATTGA
- a CDS encoding dephospho-CoA kinase: MMYTVGLTGQIACGKSSVARELQKLGAVVINADDIGREVVEQDTAVVRKLKSIFGKDIVSPAGKLDRRKLGAKAFASDENTLKLNRIVHPALLARLRKQITKHRKGGKTRLLVVDAALIFDWKLDRELDVVIVVDSTRPNQLSRLEKQGIGRREALQRIKRQIPKNRLRQLADAVIHNNGTPDQLVHRTWRLYARLVQHSGQKFD, translated from the coding sequence GTGATGTACACAGTCGGACTCACGGGGCAAATCGCTTGCGGCAAAAGCAGTGTCGCGCGCGAACTTCAGAAACTCGGCGCGGTAGTTATCAATGCCGATGACATCGGGAGGGAAGTCGTCGAACAAGACACAGCAGTTGTCCGCAAACTCAAATCTATCTTCGGCAAGGATATTGTCTCTCCCGCTGGCAAGCTGGACCGCCGGAAACTTGGCGCCAAAGCCTTCGCGTCCGACGAGAACACTCTCAAGCTCAATCGCATAGTCCACCCGGCTCTGCTCGCACGACTTCGCAAACAAATCACCAAACACCGTAAGGGCGGCAAGACCCGTTTGCTCGTCGTCGACGCGGCTTTGATCTTCGACTGGAAACTAGACCGGGAACTGGATGTCGTCATCGTTGTCGACAGCACTCGGCCGAACCAATTGTCGCGTTTGGAAAAGCAGGGAATCGGGCGCCGCGAAGCGTTACAGCGAATCAAGAGGCAGATTCCCAAGAACCGTTTGCGGCAGTTGGCCGATGCTGTCATTCACAATAATGGCACGCCCGACCAATTGGTGCACAGAACCTGGCGTCTCTATGCCCGATTGGTGCAACATTCCGGACAGAAATTTGATTGA
- a CDS encoding transketolase has protein sequence MNPFNYSIDQLKAKALEIRRDIITMLIEAKSGHTGGPLSCTDFATALYFRILNHKPEDPKWADRDFVFYSIGHVTPINYSTLAECGYFPKRDLMKFRKFDGHLQGHPHRLDTPGIEISSGSLGQGLGTACGVAKGSKIDNHPRRVFCIMGDGELQEGSCWESAMFAGHYKLDNLGVIVDYNKAQIDGVVADIMDIAPLADKWRAFNWNVIEIDGHNMQAIVDAFESMLKFKGKPTVIIANTLMGEGVSFMRGKYQWHGKPPKMDEGELALKELGTNYAEWSARLMAG, from the coding sequence TTGAATCCTTTCAATTACTCAATAGACCAGCTTAAAGCGAAAGCGCTCGAAATCCGGCGCGATATTATCACTATGCTGATCGAAGCAAAATCCGGTCACACCGGCGGACCGCTGTCATGCACCGATTTCGCCACAGCGCTGTACTTCCGGATTCTCAATCACAAACCCGAGGATCCCAAATGGGCTGATCGCGATTTTGTGTTTTACTCAATCGGGCATGTTACCCCGATCAATTACTCAACACTGGCAGAATGTGGCTACTTCCCGAAGCGTGACCTGATGAAATTCCGCAAATTCGACGGCCATCTGCAGGGACACCCACACCGGCTCGATACACCCGGAATCGAAATCTCTTCCGGCTCGCTCGGCCAGGGTCTCGGCACAGCTTGCGGAGTTGCCAAGGGATCGAAGATTGACAATCATCCGCGCCGCGTATTTTGCATCATGGGCGATGGCGAACTTCAAGAAGGCTCCTGCTGGGAATCGGCTATGTTCGCCGGCCACTACAAGCTTGACAATCTCGGCGTTATCGTCGACTACAACAAAGCGCAGATTGACGGCGTCGTTGCGGACATTATGGATATCGCACCGCTTGCCGACAAATGGCGCGCATTCAACTGGAACGTCATTGAAATTGATGGACACAACATGCAAGCCATCGTCGATGCGTTTGAATCAATGTTGAAATTCAAGGGCAAGCCCACTGTAATCATCGCCAATACTCTCATGGGCGAGGGCGTGTCTTTCATGCGCGGCAAATACCAATGGCACGGCAAACCGCCCAAAATGGACGAGGGTGAATTGGCGCTCAAGGAACTTGGCACAAACTACGCGGAATGGTCAGCCCGCCTCATGGCAGGATAG
- a CDS encoding transketolase family protein codes for MEKTRVGFGHGLVDLGDKDERIVVLVGDLMESTNVNFFAEKYPSRFIQVGVAEQNMALIAAGLSLIGKIPFFSTYGAFAAYRCLDMIRITLCYSNANVKIGGAHGGISVGPDGATHQAMEEISILRSIPNMRLIVPCDYWETRKATLAAAAVEGPVYIRFGREPVPVVTDESTPFVLGKANVYREGTDVAIIACGTQVYEALVAADALASEGISCRVIDMHTIKPIDREAILKAARECGAIVTAEEHQVMGGLGGAVAEVVVSQHPVPMEFVAVMDRFGQSGKPDELMAAFGLKSKDHIAAVKRVLKRKK; via the coding sequence ATGGAAAAGACCCGCGTCGGATTTGGACACGGGTTAGTGGACTTGGGCGATAAAGACGAACGAATCGTGGTGTTAGTCGGCGACCTGATGGAATCGACTAATGTCAACTTCTTCGCTGAAAAGTATCCGAGCCGATTTATCCAGGTCGGCGTTGCCGAACAGAACATGGCGCTCATTGCCGCGGGACTTTCGCTAATCGGCAAGATTCCGTTCTTCTCGACCTACGGCGCATTTGCCGCCTATCGCTGCCTCGATATGATTCGCATCACGCTTTGCTATTCCAATGCCAATGTCAAAATCGGCGGCGCACATGGTGGAATTTCCGTTGGCCCCGATGGCGCAACCCATCAGGCAATGGAAGAGATTTCGATTCTTCGCTCTATTCCCAACATGCGTTTGATAGTGCCCTGCGACTACTGGGAAACGCGCAAAGCGACCTTGGCCGCGGCCGCCGTTGAGGGACCTGTATATATCCGCTTCGGGCGCGAACCGGTCCCGGTGGTTACAGATGAGTCGACACCATTTGTCTTGGGCAAAGCGAACGTCTATCGCGAAGGCACCGACGTGGCAATTATTGCCTGCGGTACGCAGGTATATGAAGCCCTGGTCGCCGCAGATGCATTGGCAAGCGAAGGTATCAGCTGCCGGGTGATTGACATGCACACCATTAAACCGATTGATCGCGAGGCAATTCTCAAAGCAGCTCGCGAATGCGGCGCCATTGTTACTGCCGAAGAACATCAAGTTATGGGCGGGCTCGGCGGCGCTGTCGCCGAAGTCGTCGTTTCACAGCACCCGGTGCCGATGGAATTTGTGGCGGTAATGGATCGTTTCGGCCAGTCCGGTAAGCCTGACGAATTGATGGCGGCTTTTGGACTGAAGTCCAAGGATCACATCGCTGCTGTGAAGCGTGTGTTGAAGCGCAAAAAGTAA
- a CDS encoding pyridoxal phosphate-dependent aminotransferase encodes MKFASRMGRLGTETAFEVLARARELESQGRHIIHLEIGEPDFDTPAHIVEAGVQALKEGYTHYGPSSGLPEVRQVIIDEVNRSRGLNLGPHHVVVTPGAKPILFFTALAAIETGDEVIYPDPGFPIYESVISFVGGKAVPIPLRESNDFQIDIDELRRIITSKTRMIIINSPGNPTGGVLSHEQLREIAELAVKHDLWVLSDEIYGRIVYDDKHESITQFEGLIDRTIILDGLSKAYAMTGWRLGYGVMPNDLAFLVSRLMTNSNSCTASFSQRAIIAALQGTQEPTEKMVAEFRSRRDMLVAELNTLPGFSCRSPRGAFYAFPNITKTGKKSRDLAERLLEDAGVAVLSGTAFGEHGEGFLRLSYANSPENLREGVRRIRDYISR; translated from the coding sequence GTGAAGTTTGCCAGTCGCATGGGGCGTCTCGGTACCGAGACGGCCTTCGAAGTATTAGCGCGTGCGCGCGAATTGGAGAGTCAAGGGAGGCATATTATCCATCTTGAGATCGGCGAGCCCGATTTCGATACTCCAGCCCATATCGTCGAAGCCGGTGTTCAAGCACTCAAAGAAGGGTACACTCACTACGGACCATCATCCGGTCTCCCCGAAGTACGACAAGTAATCATCGACGAGGTCAACCGCAGCCGCGGCCTGAATCTCGGACCGCATCACGTAGTCGTCACTCCCGGCGCCAAACCGATTCTGTTCTTCACGGCTCTTGCCGCAATTGAAACCGGCGACGAAGTCATCTATCCTGACCCCGGATTTCCAATTTATGAATCGGTGATCAGCTTTGTCGGTGGAAAAGCAGTGCCGATTCCGCTGCGCGAGAGTAACGACTTCCAGATAGACATCGATGAACTGCGTCGAATCATCACCTCCAAGACTCGCATGATCATCATCAACTCACCCGGCAATCCGACCGGCGGCGTGTTGAGCCATGAGCAACTTCGCGAAATTGCCGAGTTAGCTGTCAAGCACGACCTTTGGGTTCTATCCGATGAAATCTATGGCCGCATTGTCTACGACGACAAGCATGAATCAATCACGCAATTTGAAGGTCTGATTGACCGGACGATCATTCTCGACGGCCTATCAAAAGCCTACGCTATGACCGGTTGGCGGCTTGGTTACGGCGTCATGCCGAACGACCTGGCATTCCTCGTGAGTCGCTTGATGACCAATAGCAACTCCTGTACTGCGTCATTTTCCCAGCGGGCAATCATCGCCGCCTTGCAGGGAACTCAGGAGCCTACAGAAAAAATGGTCGCCGAATTCCGCAGCCGTCGCGACATGTTGGTTGCCGAACTGAACACACTGCCCGGATTCTCGTGCCGGTCTCCGCGCGGCGCCTTCTATGCGTTTCCGAATATCACCAAGACCGGCAAGAAATCGCGCGACCTCGCCGAACGCCTACTTGAAGACGCCGGCGTCGCCGTTCTTTCCGGCACCGCATTCGGTGAGCACGGCGAAGGATTCCTGCGCCTGAGCTATGCAAACTCGCCTGAGAACCTACGCGAAGGCGTTCGCCGCATCCGCGACTACATTAGCCGATAG
- a CDS encoding carboxymuconolactone decarboxylase family protein → MSDRLEQFRKYREKMNERILDEKHQQINRFFALDTRTYENGTLDSRTKEMLGLVASMVLRCDDCIAYHVIQSKQEGVNRAEFFEIFNVALVVGGSIVIPHLRRAVELLDELEKE, encoded by the coding sequence ATGTCGGATCGTCTTGAACAATTCCGCAAGTATCGCGAGAAAATGAATGAACGCATCCTCGATGAAAAGCACCAACAGATCAATCGCTTCTTTGCCCTTGACACACGAACCTATGAAAACGGCACGCTGGACTCACGCACCAAAGAGATGCTCGGGCTCGTAGCGTCAATGGTCCTTCGCTGCGATGACTGCATCGCCTATCATGTGATTCAGTCAAAACAGGAAGGCGTGAATCGAGCGGAATTCTTCGAGATATTCAATGTGGCGCTCGTCGTCGGCGGTTCCATTGTGATCCCGCATCTGCGCCGTGCGGTCGAACTTCTCGATGAATTAGAAAAAGAGTAG